In Molothrus aeneus isolate 106 chromosome 3, BPBGC_Maene_1.0, whole genome shotgun sequence, a single genomic region encodes these proteins:
- the IMP3 gene encoding U3 small nucleolar ribonucleoprotein protein IMP3 encodes MVRKLKYHEQKLLRRLDLVNWEVSGGNLAEVRALRRYRVGRREDYVQYKALARAVRALARRLRDLGPASAAFRARCAAALLEKLYGLGLVNSRQSLAVCESLSAAAFCRRRLPCLLVKLRMAQNLRHAVTFVEQGHVRVGPEVVTDPALLVPRAVEDFITWVDASRLRQKVLDYNQERDDFDLAA; translated from the coding sequence ATGGTGCGGAAACTGAAGTACCACGAGCAGAAGCTGCTGCGGCGGCTGGACCTGGTGAACTGGGAGGTGTCGGGCGGGAACTTGGCGGAGGTGCGGGCGCTGCGGCGGTACCGGGTGGGCCGGCGGGAGGACTACGTGCAGTACAAGGCGCTGGCCCGCGCCGTGCGCGCCCTGGCGCGGCGCCTCCGCGACCTGGGCCCGGCCAGCGCCGCCTTCCGCGCCCGCTGCGCAGCCGCgctgctggagaagctgtaCGGGCTGGGGCTGGTGAACAGCCGGCAGTCGCTGGCCGTCTGCGAGAGCCTCTCGGCCGCCGCCTTCTGCCGCCGGCGCCTGCCGTGCCTGCTGGTGAAGCTGCGCATGGCGCAGAACCTGCGCCACGCCGTCACCTTCGTGGAGCAGGGGCACGTCCGCGTGGGGCCCGAGGTGGTGACAGACCCCGCGCTCCTCGTGCCCCGCGCCGTCGAGGACTTCATCACCTGGGTGGACGCGTCGCGCCTGCGGCAGAAGGTGCTCGACTACAATCAGGAGCGTGACGACTTCGACCTGGCCGCCTAG